A part of Methanothrix sp. genomic DNA contains:
- the fpoK gene encoding F420H2 dehydrogenase subunit FpoK has translation MPLELYIMLAAVMFSIGLYGLATQRNGVKLMMCVELMLNSANINLVAFSAYQPNVSGQVFALFSIALAAAEAGIGLAILITLYRLYGTIDLDNINALRW, from the coding sequence ATCCCGCTTGAGTTATACATTATGCTTGCCGCTGTCATGTTCTCCATAGGTCTATATGGTCTGGCGACACAGAGAAACGGCGTCAAGCTGATGATGTGCGTTGAGCTCATGCTCAACAGCGCCAACATAAACCTGGTGGCCTTCTCAGCCTACCAGCCGAACGTGAGCGGCCAGGTTTTCGCTCTGTTCTCGATAGCTCTGGCCGCGGCTGAGGCCGGTATAGGGCTTGCCATACTGATAACACTGTACAGGCTGTACGGAACCATTGATCTGGACAACATAAACGCTCTGAGGTGGTGA
- the nuoL gene encoding NADH-quinone oxidoreductase subunit L, with protein sequence MYADYAYLIVGLPVLAFILTIFFGWHLPRGGGFLTVLATFIGFLISAGIFLETFPEKVVHQSMHWFATLNVGILIDPLAIVMLLMVTFVCTLIHTYALGYMNGDPGMARYFAEAGLFTAAMLGLVYSDNLLQLFIFWELVGLCSYLLIGFWYRKPSAASAAKKAFLTTRVGDVMFLAGIILLYNNMAKIGLPEGTYLLQFPVIYENLTKIDPTQLTLVSLLLLGGAAGKSGQFPLDIWLPDAMEGPTTVSAMIHAATMVTAGVYLVARMFPLFYAAPYGLLAVAYVGGFTALYAASMGLAAFDIKRVLAFSTVSQLGYMMLALGVGSVVGAAAVGVSMFHLIGHSFFKALLFLCAGSVIHAVATNDLREMGGVGRYMRWTAGTMAVGGLALAGFPGTTGFFSKDEILVTAWEYGAATHDYLPYIFGIVAALLTAFYTFRMWFLTFTGEPRSDYHKHESPWIMLGPLVILAFFALFFGMPAQEGFYETVGNNFAHYGVDFEELAPIGGHVVEHGGEEAVHEPFIIKILPILVGVGGIILALLFYSPWKKLDIRRFVGEKDLLRTILVKRYYQHEIFTAWFAETVVYGISLIANIFDIRIVDGVLNKISETTLGFANSIRRAQTGVIQNYITALVFGIVVLVIVIKLAMEVGL encoded by the coding sequence TTGTACGCCGATTACGCTTATCTGATCGTGGGGCTGCCGGTGCTGGCATTCATTCTCACGATCTTCTTCGGTTGGCATCTGCCGAGGGGCGGAGGATTTCTCACAGTGCTGGCGACCTTCATAGGGTTCCTAATATCCGCGGGAATATTCCTGGAGACGTTCCCTGAGAAGGTCGTCCATCAGTCGATGCACTGGTTTGCGACACTGAATGTGGGAATACTGATAGATCCTCTGGCAATTGTGATGCTGCTGATGGTCACATTTGTATGCACGCTGATACACACGTATGCTCTGGGGTACATGAACGGCGACCCGGGCATGGCGAGGTACTTCGCTGAGGCGGGTCTCTTCACGGCAGCCATGCTCGGCCTGGTTTACTCGGATAACCTGCTGCAGCTCTTCATATTCTGGGAGCTTGTGGGTCTGTGCTCGTATCTGCTGATCGGCTTCTGGTACAGGAAACCCTCTGCAGCATCTGCTGCAAAGAAGGCCTTCCTGACGACTAGAGTCGGCGACGTGATGTTCCTCGCCGGCATAATACTGCTGTACAACAACATGGCGAAGATAGGGCTTCCAGAGGGAACATACCTGCTCCAGTTCCCGGTGATATATGAGAACCTGACCAAGATCGACCCGACGCAGCTCACACTGGTATCGCTGCTGCTCCTCGGTGGCGCTGCAGGCAAGTCGGGCCAGTTCCCCCTGGATATCTGGCTTCCGGATGCGATGGAGGGCCCGACAACAGTCTCTGCGATGATCCACGCTGCCACAATGGTCACGGCCGGTGTCTACCTGGTCGCGAGGATGTTCCCGCTGTTCTACGCGGCTCCCTATGGCCTCCTCGCTGTGGCATACGTCGGAGGGTTCACAGCGCTCTACGCTGCGAGTATGGGTCTTGCAGCATTCGATATCAAGAGAGTTCTCGCGTTCTCGACGGTCAGCCAGCTGGGCTACATGATGCTGGCCCTTGGCGTTGGATCTGTCGTGGGCGCAGCAGCGGTCGGAGTCTCGATGTTCCATCTGATCGGCCACTCGTTCTTCAAGGCGCTCCTCTTCCTCTGCGCCGGATCTGTCATACACGCGGTAGCGACGAACGACCTGCGCGAGATGGGCGGCGTCGGGAGGTACATGAGGTGGACGGCCGGGACAATGGCCGTAGGCGGTCTTGCTCTCGCAGGGTTCCCCGGAACAACGGGATTCTTCTCGAAGGACGAGATCCTTGTCACAGCATGGGAGTATGGAGCTGCGACACATGACTACCTGCCTTACATCTTCGGCATAGTGGCAGCACTGCTCACAGCGTTCTACACTTTCAGGATGTGGTTCCTGACGTTCACAGGAGAGCCGCGCTCGGATTACCACAAGCACGAGTCTCCGTGGATCATGCTTGGCCCGCTTGTGATACTCGCGTTCTTCGCGCTCTTCTTCGGCATGCCTGCCCAGGAGGGCTTCTACGAGACGGTTGGCAACAACTTCGCCCACTACGGCGTGGACTTCGAGGAGCTCGCTCCGATCGGAGGGCATGTGGTGGAGCATGGAGGAGAGGAAGCGGTGCACGAGCCGTTCATAATCAAGATACTCCCGATACTGGTTGGGGTCGGCGGCATAATCCTGGCGCTGCTATTCTACTCTCCATGGAAGAAGCTCGATATCAGGAGGTTCGTTGGCGAGAAGGATCTGCTGAGAACCATACTGGTGAAGAGGTACTACCAGCATGAGATATTCACAGCATGGTTCGCTGAGACCGTGGTGTACGGGATATCATTGATAGCGAACATATTCGATATAAGGATCGTTGATGGAGTGCTGAACAAGATCAGCGAGACGACTCTTGGATTTGCCAATTCGATCAGAAGAGCGCAGACGGGAGTCATACAGAACTACATCACAGCACTGGTCTTCGGGATCGTGGTGCTTGTGATTGTGATCAAGCTGGCGATGGAGGTGGGCCTGTGA
- a CDS encoding NADH-quinone oxidoreductase subunit M, with protein sequence MISNAISIMIAVPLIGAVLAFLTRSRGQARLVALIASLVPLALALQMYTEFDKSSKLMQFVESYDWVPSIGVRYTVGVDCISFPLVLLTAIVSVLVVIYAWGENHRPNQFFALLLLNEVGVLGVFTALDFFLFYIFWEIVLIPMFFLIGIWGGPRKDYSAIKFFIYTHVASLVMLLAIFAMYFTYRLPDGSRTFDMLTLLQATADKSIFPPSLINAIFAGLLFGFLVKMPAFPFHTWLPDAHVEAPTAGSVVLAALLLKMGGYGIFRVILPMLPHVDKAFVTVIAVIGVLSIIYGAFLALAQKDIKKLVAYSSISHMGFVTLGAVAFTWLSIQGAMFQQFSHGIITCALFMSAGTIQHSVGTRIISELGGLADRMPKFASLMLAAFLASLGLPGMSGFVAEFMVLTGSYPTFPVYTLLVVFTSVGVTAGYHLWACQKVLFGPILKKYLDIHDPHAYELLAMSAIVFLTLLFGLQPALITDMMGTAANQVMEPVVTLSQMGVI encoded by the coding sequence GTGATCTCAAACGCCATATCCATAATGATAGCTGTGCCTCTGATAGGCGCGGTTCTGGCGTTCCTGACCAGAAGCAGGGGGCAGGCCCGGCTGGTTGCCCTGATAGCCTCACTGGTTCCGCTGGCGCTGGCGCTTCAGATGTACACCGAGTTCGACAAGTCCTCGAAGCTGATGCAGTTCGTCGAGAGCTACGACTGGGTGCCATCGATAGGTGTCAGGTACACAGTCGGCGTCGACTGCATAAGCTTCCCGCTGGTGCTGCTCACGGCCATAGTCTCCGTGCTGGTTGTGATTTATGCATGGGGTGAGAACCACAGGCCCAACCAGTTCTTCGCGCTGCTCCTGCTCAACGAGGTTGGTGTTCTCGGAGTCTTCACGGCCCTGGACTTCTTCCTGTTCTACATATTCTGGGAGATCGTCCTGATACCGATGTTCTTCCTGATCGGCATCTGGGGCGGGCCGAGGAAGGACTACTCAGCGATCAAGTTCTTCATCTACACACACGTCGCGAGTCTGGTCATGCTGCTTGCGATCTTCGCGATGTACTTCACCTACAGGCTGCCTGACGGATCAAGAACGTTCGATATGCTGACGCTTCTCCAGGCGACCGCTGACAAGAGCATATTCCCGCCGAGCCTGATCAACGCGATATTCGCGGGTCTCCTCTTCGGCTTCCTGGTGAAGATGCCCGCGTTCCCGTTCCACACATGGCTTCCGGATGCACACGTCGAGGCTCCGACAGCCGGTTCGGTGGTTCTGGCAGCGCTGCTGCTCAAGATGGGCGGCTACGGTATATTCAGGGTCATACTGCCGATGCTTCCGCATGTCGACAAGGCGTTCGTCACTGTGATCGCTGTCATAGGCGTGCTGAGCATAATCTACGGAGCGTTCCTGGCTCTGGCGCAGAAGGACATCAAGAAGCTTGTAGCGTACTCATCGATCAGCCACATGGGCTTCGTCACCCTGGGCGCTGTGGCGTTCACCTGGCTCTCGATACAGGGAGCTATGTTCCAGCAGTTCTCCCATGGCATCATAACATGCGCCCTGTTCATGTCCGCGGGAACGATACAGCACTCGGTGGGCACCAGGATCATCTCAGAGCTCGGTGGACTGGCTGACAGGATGCCAAAGTTCGCATCGCTCATGCTTGCAGCATTCCTGGCGTCCCTGGGCCTCCCCGGGATGAGCGGGTTCGTCGCTGAGTTCATGGTCCTGACCGGGTCGTACCCAACGTTCCCGGTGTACACACTGCTGGTGGTCTTCACGAGCGTCGGTGTGACCGCGGGTTACCATCTCTGGGCGTGCCAGAAGGTGCTCTTCGGCCCGATACTGAAGAAGTACCTGGATATACACGATCCGCATGCCTACGAGCTGCTTGCCATGAGCGCGATCGTCTTCCTGACGCTGCTCTTCGGCCTGCAGCCTGCTCTGATCACGGACATGATGGGGACTGCGGCCAATCAGGTGATGGAGCCTGTTGTGACCCTCTCGCAGATGGGGGTGATCTGA
- a CDS encoding NADH-quinone oxidoreductase subunit N, producing MDLGHYAPLGAEALLTAVSLLVVLVGLFTKGRSSLPGYLSLAALVVAMWMVLTAETGTVFFYDSLRVDGFSQFFKAVFILVSLLVVIASLTRYNGRVGGDEYFALLLMATVGMMVVASAIDLVSLFIGFELASLSTYAMAGFDKTKKNLEAAMKYFLYGAASSAFMLFGFSMLYGMTGSTKIADIAGASLAQFNPAILLALIFVIVGFAFKMALVPFHMWAPDTYEGAPALVSALLAAGSKKMGFAAAFRVILIALLALKLEWYMAFAILAAVTMTVGNLVACWQNNVRRILAYSSIAQAGYISIAFVVLGVASEGMTGPNNLPLDQYALAGGLLLVLGHAIMKTGAFISTAQVASIAKNTEDPDDISNYAGLGRRAPVTAFCMTIFMFALAGIPPTAGYFGKFVVFGSAIYGGLVWLAVLAILNSALSLYYYLRIISYMYLREPAGPKVSESKGYVLSLLLALIGTFWIGVLPDGFFNWAMQAAAALLP from the coding sequence GTGGATCTTGGACACTACGCCCCGCTTGGGGCAGAGGCTTTGCTTACAGCGGTTTCACTGCTGGTCGTGCTTGTCGGTCTGTTCACCAAGGGAAGGAGCTCGCTACCCGGATACCTGAGCCTGGCGGCGCTCGTAGTGGCGATGTGGATGGTGCTCACAGCCGAGACCGGCACGGTCTTCTTCTACGATTCTCTGAGGGTCGATGGCTTCTCCCAGTTCTTCAAGGCCGTGTTCATACTGGTCTCGCTGCTCGTCGTCATCGCGTCGCTGACCCGCTACAACGGGCGTGTGGGGGGCGATGAGTACTTCGCCCTGCTTCTGATGGCGACCGTGGGCATGATGGTGGTTGCGAGCGCCATAGATCTGGTCTCGCTCTTCATAGGCTTCGAGCTCGCGAGCTTGTCCACGTACGCGATGGCCGGGTTCGATAAGACGAAGAAGAACCTGGAGGCTGCGATGAAGTACTTCCTGTACGGCGCGGCCTCGTCGGCGTTCATGCTCTTCGGCTTCTCGATGCTCTACGGCATGACAGGGAGCACGAAGATCGCGGATATCGCAGGTGCATCGCTGGCTCAGTTCAACCCGGCGATACTGCTCGCGCTGATCTTCGTGATCGTCGGGTTCGCGTTCAAGATGGCCCTGGTCCCGTTCCACATGTGGGCTCCCGATACATACGAGGGCGCGCCCGCGCTGGTCTCGGCGTTACTCGCAGCCGGTTCGAAGAAGATGGGGTTCGCTGCTGCGTTCAGGGTGATACTGATCGCGCTCCTGGCCCTGAAGCTCGAGTGGTACATGGCGTTCGCGATACTCGCGGCTGTGACGATGACCGTTGGGAACCTGGTCGCGTGCTGGCAGAACAACGTCAGGAGGATACTGGCGTACTCGAGCATCGCGCAGGCAGGGTACATCTCCATAGCATTCGTTGTGCTCGGAGTTGCATCCGAGGGCATGACGGGTCCGAACAACCTGCCACTCGACCAGTACGCGCTCGCCGGCGGTCTGCTTCTCGTCCTCGGACACGCGATCATGAAGACAGGAGCATTCATAAGCACGGCGCAGGTCGCATCGATCGCGAAGAACACCGAGGATCCGGACGATATCTCGAACTACGCTGGTCTCGGAAGAAGAGCGCCGGTAACAGCGTTCTGCATGACGATCTTCATGTTCGCGCTCGCAGGGATTCCACCGACGGCAGGCTACTTCGGCAAGTTCGTCGTCTTCGGGTCTGCGATATACGGCGGGCTGGTGTGGCTCGCGGTCCTCGCGATACTGAACAGCGCGCTATCGCTCTACTACTACCTGAGGATCATAAGCTACATGTACCTCAGGGAGCCTGCCGGGCCGAAGGTATCGGAGTCGAAGGGCTATGTCCTCTCGCTGCTCCTGGCCCTGATCGGGACATTCTGGATCGGCGTGCTACCGGACGGATTCTTCAACTGGGCGATGCAGGCGGCAGCTGCGCTGCTGCCATAG
- a CDS encoding winged helix-turn-helix domain-containing protein, which yields MTRYRPATKIVLKILECIDRNQSRGRAIKTHIIQCSNLKAASADRYLDMLRDAGYILERHEQWGERQITAYELTPLGRERYEWFRKINAELFEQSGWGDE from the coding sequence GTGACCAGGTACAGGCCCGCGACAAAGATCGTGCTGAAGATCCTGGAATGCATAGACAGGAATCAGTCCAGGGGCCGCGCGATAAAGACGCACATCATCCAGTGCTCCAACCTCAAGGCGGCATCCGCGGACAGATATCTGGATATGCTCAGGGATGCCGGCTACATCCTGGAGAGGCATGAGCAGTGGGGGGAGAGGCAGATCACGGCTTATGAGCTCACTCCTCTTGGCAGAGAGAGGTACGAATGGTTCAGGAAGATAAATGCCGAGCTGTTCGAGCAGTCCGGCTGGGGTGATGAGTGA
- a CDS encoding caspase family protein, protein MKQLLLLISVMILLILAPAVQGLEGLSKLYAYSDESKPDITPRVPSDQAWDALNALSSYSEINYSYVPSRSRSFEVLEQIASQYSNEDPILKSRSSIGSSISYLYSRNVEPPALPYAKDANARYTYINTGQGSSFYRRVGHQMSAEYQSSAENPSVSYEKSSQSIRSLYTSAEERRLPGVSRSRTEEDLMALSGTDDQEHTPEMKSVAVRSHVSTSLNHLRSSNSIEQQKIAPDFESYKYDKRNSERKYAVVVGINSYQDRPSLRASVNDAEAFATLLKSYGYEVIEITDRSDTKPTKGNILEKGLGALRSKKGASKIVFYFSGHGETRYGRYYLIPQDANGDPSSFIDIDEIYRYTKDLKNLVIIVDACGSANLEKIIMPGQVMLASSRENEASNEAWFGSLSVFTESLLAAMREDERFYGEISLQRCFYRAQERTEGWTRMRLMSQRPSYRAAGDFYLA, encoded by the coding sequence TTGAAGCAGCTTCTGCTGTTGATCTCAGTGATGATCCTGCTGATCCTAGCTCCTGCTGTGCAAGGCCTCGAGGGCCTTTCAAAACTTTACGCATACAGCGATGAAAGCAAGCCGGACATAACGCCAAGAGTGCCATCCGACCAGGCATGGGATGCGCTGAACGCTCTGTCCTCTTACAGCGAGATCAATTACAGCTACGTCCCATCGAGGAGCAGGTCATTTGAGGTTCTGGAGCAGATAGCCTCTCAGTACTCGAATGAAGATCCAATCCTTAAAAGCAGATCGTCCATTGGCTCCAGCATCAGCTACCTCTACTCCAGGAATGTCGAGCCTCCTGCGCTTCCATATGCTAAGGACGCGAACGCGAGGTACACCTACATAAACACTGGGCAGGGAAGCTCTTTCTACAGACGGGTCGGCCACCAGATGAGCGCAGAATATCAGAGCTCCGCGGAGAACCCTTCTGTCTCATATGAAAAGAGCAGCCAGAGCATCAGATCGCTTTACACATCTGCTGAGGAGAGACGCCTGCCAGGTGTCTCGCGCTCGCGCACAGAGGAGGATCTGATGGCCCTATCGGGCACAGATGACCAGGAACATACGCCGGAGATGAAGAGCGTTGCTGTGAGATCGCATGTTAGCACCTCTCTCAACCACCTGCGATCGTCGAACAGCATCGAACAACAGAAAATTGCTCCGGATTTTGAGAGCTACAAGTACGATAAAAGAAATTCAGAGAGGAAATACGCTGTCGTCGTGGGCATCAACAGCTACCAGGACAGGCCGTCCCTACGGGCATCCGTTAACGATGCCGAGGCATTCGCGACACTCCTGAAATCCTACGGCTACGAGGTCATCGAGATCACAGACAGGAGCGATACGAAGCCAACGAAGGGGAACATCCTCGAGAAAGGCCTCGGCGCGCTCAGGAGCAAGAAAGGCGCTTCGAAGATCGTCTTCTACTTCTCAGGCCACGGTGAGACCAGGTATGGGAGATACTACCTGATACCGCAGGATGCTAATGGTGATCCCTCCAGCTTCATAGATATTGATGAGATTTACAGGTACACAAAGGATCTGAAGAACCTGGTGATCATCGTGGACGCCTGCGGCAGCGCAAACCTCGAGAAGATAATCATGCCGGGCCAGGTGATGCTGGCATCGAGCAGGGAGAACGAGGCGAGCAACGAGGCCTGGTTCGGCAGCCTGAGCGTCTTCACCGAGAGCCTCCTGGCAGCCATGAGGGAGGATGAGCGGTTCTACGGGGAGATCAGCCTCCAGAGGTGCTTCTACAGGGCGCAGGAGAGGACAGAGGGCTGGACAAGGATGCGTCTGATGAGCCAGCGTCCCAGCTACAGGGCTGCAGGAGATTTTTACCTTGCCTGA